A genomic window from Lotus japonicus ecotype B-129 chromosome 1, LjGifu_v1.2 includes:
- the LOC130732240 gene encoding uncharacterized protein LOC130732240, which translates to MTRASSSGSRCSSKLEVRRGMVQRGVCECGERLLYLTSHTDINPERNFWRCRNWKLPNNCGFFLWDDEAGLDGAQRYYVVQLMKTLQELEESKKKLEDRKRRVEEMKKKNVNLYM; encoded by the exons ATGACTAGGGCTTCGTCTTCTGGGTCTCGTTGTTCTTCGAAATTGGAGGTGCGTCGAGGAATGGTGCAACGTGGAGTGTGTGAATGTGGAGAAAGGCTTCTCTATCTAACTTCCCACACTGACATCAACCCAGAAAGAAATTTCTGGAGGTGCAGAAATTGGAAG TTACCGAACAATTGTGGATTCTTCTTGTGGGATGATGAGGCTGGTTTGGATGGTGCACAAAGGTACTATGTAGTTCAACTGATGAAAACCTTGCAGGAGTTGGAggaaagcaaaaagaaactGGAAGATAGAAAGAGGAGGGTtgaggaaatgaagaagaaaaatgtcAATCTCTATATGTAG
- the LOC130712337 gene encoding uncharacterized protein LOC130712337, with product MATGYDTEELISSSEDEYDGANQRKRKRYGEFHEEDMSANFNFRVGMQFTSLEQFKKTIRDHSVLNGREVTFPKNDSVRVRGVCKKKCGFVMLCSKVGGKQTFSIKTLNANHLCGRVFNNKSATSKWIASKLIDKVQIARKVRVNEIVDEVKGLLSVFDELLPGVEHRFCLRHMYANFKKKFGGGVIMMAAAKATYKQLWDEKMMELRSANEAAYTWLMAIPIRTWCKHAFTHYPKCDVLLNNLSESFNATILLARDKPILTMMDWIRTYIMGRFATLNEKFARYSGQVLPKPLKRLSWEVNKSASWLPTQCGEGKYEVKHAVSGEGFTVDLNRHYCSCNFLELVGILCRHACAGMSYSRHNPEDYVHIYYKRDAYITTYAHEISPINGQKLWEPTEDPTILPPLYKRGSGRPKKLRIRDPHEDTEEMLNREAAGT from the exons ATGGCTACTG GTTATGATACTGAAGAGCTAATCAGTTCTAGTGAGGATGAATATGATGGTGCTAAtcaaaggaagaggaagagatatGGAGAGTTTCATGAGGAGGACATGAGTGCAAATTTCAATTTCAGAGTAGGCATGCAATTCACCTCATTGGAGCAGTTCAAAAAAACAATAAGAGACCATTCAGTTCTCAATGGAAGAGAAGTTACATTCCCTAAGAATGATTCTGTTAGAGTAAGAGGAGTTTGCAAGAAGAAGTGTGGATTTGTGATGCTTTGCAGCAAGGTTGGAGGGAAGCAAACCTTCAGCATCAAGACTCTGAATGCTAACCATTTATGTGGTAGGGTCTTCAACAACAAATCTGCAACTTCCAAATGGATTGCATCCAAGCTCATTGACAAGGTTCAAATTGCAAGAAAGGTGAGGGTTAATGAAATAGTTGATGAAGTGAAA GGACTTCTATCTGTATTTGATGAGCTCTTGCCTGGAGTTGAGCACAGGTTCTGTCTAAGACACATGTACGCAAACTTCAAGAAGAAGTTTGGGGGTGGAGTGATTATGATGGCTGCAGCTAAAGCTACTTATAAGCAGTTATGGGATGAGAAGATGATGGAGCTGAGAAGTGCAAATGAGGCAGCATACACTTGGTTGATGGCTATTCCAATCCGGACTTGGTGCAAACATGCCTTCACTCACTACCCCAAGTGTGATGTTCTTTTGAACAACTTGTCTGAGAGTTTCAATGCCACAATTCTTCTAGCTCGGGACAAGCCAATTCTCACTATGATGGACTGGATCAGAACATACATCATGGGAAGATTTGCTACTTTAAATGAGAAGTTTGCAAGGTATAGTGGACAGGTATTGCCAAAACCTTTGAAGAGGTTATCTTGGGAGGTGAACAAGAGCGCTTCATGGCTGCCAACTCAATGTGGTGAAGGGAAGTATGAGGTTAAACATGCAGTTTCTGGAGAAGGGTTTACTGTTGACCTGAATAGACACTATTGCAGTTGTAATTTTTTGGAGCTGGTGGGAATACTCTGCAGACATGCATGTGCTGGGATGTCATATAGTAGACACAACCCTGAAGACTATGTCCACATATACTACAAAAgggatgcttatataacaacttatgcACATGAGATTAGTCCAATCAATGGACAGAAACTATGGGAACCAACTGAAGACCCAACAATTCTTCCACCCTTGTACAAGAGGGGTTCAGGCAGGCCTAAAAAGCTAAGAATAAGAGACCCTCATGAGGACACTGAGGAAATGTTGAACAGAG AAGCTGCAGGAACTTAG